In the Oncorhynchus gorbuscha isolate QuinsamMale2020 ecotype Even-year linkage group LG05, OgorEven_v1.0, whole genome shotgun sequence genome, one interval contains:
- the LOC124035227 gene encoding ectopic P granules protein 5 homolog, whose product MHRMGLWRCPPLSTMNLLCFWPKPIRNTSDKPYNGLISEGIKQVSYLASVPRLGLSPGASFSQWAWQLLLRLKLHGNTQYPQAAWSTPGSAHNPSAEITHAPNMHPVLGAVKAGIPIGCYLSIAMTTVGHSLKVFYTERVDL is encoded by the exons ATGCACAG GATGGGACTCTGGcgctgccctcctctctccacaaTGAATTTGCTCTGCTTTTGGCCGAAGCCTATCAGAAATACCTCAGACAAACCATACAATGGGCTCATCTCAGAGGGAATCAAACAG gtgTCCTACCTGGCTAGTGTTCCCCGTCTGGGTCTGTCTCCTGGGGCTTCCTTCAGCCAGTGGGCCTGGCAACTGTTGCTAAGGCTGAAGCTCCATGGCAACACACAGTACCCTCAAGCAGCCTGGTCCACCCCCGGATCCGCCCATAACCCCTCCGCTGAGATCACTCACGCCCCCAACATGCACCCTGTTCTTGGGGCTGTGAAGGCGGGCATTCCCATTGGCTGTTACCTGTCGATCGCCATGACCACTGTAGGTCACAG tcTGAAGGTGTTCTACACAGAGAGAGTGGATCTGTAG